A part of Gouania willdenowi chromosome 2, fGouWil2.1, whole genome shotgun sequence genomic DNA contains:
- the creg1 gene encoding protein CREG1, whose protein sequence is MSAAPRPALLLLLGLSLGGCCRFRIPPHEQVARVARFVAHRCDWASMATTSTHSPVVGQPFSNVFSVSDGPEGSSSGVPYLYLTHMEVSVQDLQVDPRASLSMSLAQTDYCRQQGFDPQSPLCAHIILSGSVYQVNGTEADFAKKSLFSRHPEMIDWPTDHNWFFAKFNITQVWVLDYFGGIKTVSPEEYFKATPFKKIKAQNVAGTL, encoded by the exons ATGAGCGCTGCTCCTCGGCCTGCGCTGCTGCTCCTGCTCGGCCTCTCTCTGGGCGGCTGCTGCCGGTTTCGGATCCCGCCTCATGAGCAGGTGGCCCGGGTGGCTCGGTTCGTGGCTCACCGATGTGACTGGGCCTCCATGGCCACTACCTCCACCCACAGCCCGGTGGTCGGGCAGCCGTTCTCCAATGTGTTCTCGGTGAGCGACGGACCGGAGGGCTCCAGCTCCGGGGTTCCCTACCTGTACCTGACCCACATGGAGGTGTCTGTGCAGGACCTGCAG gtggacCCTCGTGCCTCTCTCTCCATGTCTCTGGCTCAGACTGATTACTGCAGACAGCAGGGCTTTGATCCCCAGAGTCCTCTGTGTGCTCACATCATCCTGTCAGGATCAGTGTATCAG GTCAACGGGACAGAGGCCGACTTTGCAAAGAAGTCTCTGTTCAGTCGTCATCCAGAAATGATCGACTGGCCCACGGACCACAACTGGTTCTTTGCAAAGTTCAACAtcacacag GTGTGGGTGCTGGATTACTTTGGGGGAATAAAAACCGTGTCACCAGAGGAGTATTTCAAGGCCACGCCCTTTAAGAAGATCAAAGCACA AAACGTCGCTGGAACTCTCTGA
- the cd247 gene encoding T-cell surface glycoprotein CD3 zeta chain isoform X2: MMMMMMKVWVSVLIVCFVQSAEATTYDPKLCYILDGFLGIYGLFITGMFIKEKFFRSKVKEDRMYKLRRPVDDPTYTDLNKHSDREYRELPNAKRHKKNNPVYQDLSSATRDTYHTLQMQPLSVR; the protein is encoded by the exons atgatgatgatgatgatgaaggtttgGGTTTCTGTGCTGATCGTCTGCTTCGTCCAATCAGCAG AAGCAACTACTTACGATCCAAAGCTTTGCTACATATTGGATGGATTCCTGGGAATTTATGGCCTCTTCATCACCGGCATGTTCATCAAAGAGAAG tttttcagATCTAAAGTGAAAGAAGACAGAATGTAcaaa CTGCGTCGTCCAGTCGATGATCCCACGTATACG GATTTAAACAAACACTCGGACAGAGAGTACAGAGAGCTTCCTAATGCAAAA CGTCACAAGAAAAACAATCCGGTTTATCAG gaTTTGAGTTCAGCGACTCGAGACACGTACCACACTCTGCAGATGCAGCCGCTCTCTGTTCGCTAA
- the cd247 gene encoding T-cell surface glycoprotein CD3 zeta chain isoform X1 yields MMMMMMKVWVSVLIVCFVQSAEATTYDPKLCYILDGFLGIYGLFITGMFIKEKFFRSKVKEDRMYKERGAEEREVERGGRLRRPVDDPTYTDLNKHSDREYRELPNAKRHKKNNPVYQDLSSATRDTYHTLQMQPLSVR; encoded by the exons atgatgatgatgatgatgaaggtttgGGTTTCTGTGCTGATCGTCTGCTTCGTCCAATCAGCAG AAGCAACTACTTACGATCCAAAGCTTTGCTACATATTGGATGGATTCCTGGGAATTTATGGCCTCTTCATCACCGGCATGTTCATCAAAGAGAAG tttttcagATCTAAAGTGAAAGAAGACAGAATGTAcaaa GAGCGCGGGGCGGAGGAGAGGGAGGTGGAGCGGGGGGGTCGG CTGCGTCGTCCAGTCGATGATCCCACGTATACG GATTTAAACAAACACTCGGACAGAGAGTACAGAGAGCTTCCTAATGCAAAA CGTCACAAGAAAAACAATCCGGTTTATCAG gaTTTGAGTTCAGCGACTCGAGACACGTACCACACTCTGCAGATGCAGCCGCTCTCTGTTCGCTAA
- the dnajc27 gene encoding dnaJ homolog subfamily C member 27, with translation MDSTVPKRRDNKKSLRVKVISLGNAEVGKSCIIKRYCEKRFVPKYLATIGIDYGVTKVQVRDREIKVNIFDMAGHPFFYEVRNEFYKDSQGVLLVYDVGARDSFEALDSWLGEMKQETGSQANMESIVFVVCANKVDLTKRRVVDEGEGRLWAESRGFTYFETSAQSGEGINEMFQAFFSSITDMCENGGKRPVSEVSAGFTKEQADTIRRIRNSKDSWDMLGVKPGATREEVNKAYRKLAVMLHPDKCVAPGSEDAFKAVVNARTSLLKNIK, from the exons ATGGATAGCACTGTGCCGAAACGACGGGACAACAAGAAAAGTCTGCGGGTCAAAGTGATCAGTTTGGGAAACGCAGAAGTGGGGAAG AGTTGTATCATCAAACGTTATTGTGAGAAGAGGTTCGTTCCGAAGTATTTGGCAACAATCGGCATCGACTACGGCGTGACCAA GGTTCAGGTCAGAGACCGAGAGATCAAAGTCAACATCTTCGACATGGCCGGACATCCTTTCTTCTATGAG GTGCGTAACGAGTTCTACAAAGACAGTCAGGGCGTTCTGCTGGTGTACGACGTGGGGGCTCGGGACAGCTTCGAGGCGTTGGACAGCTGGTTAGGAGAGATGAAGCAGGAAACGGGTTCTCAGGCCAACATGGAGAGCATCGTGTTTGTGGTTTGTGCCAACAAG GTGGATCTCACCAAGCGACGCGTGGTGGACGAAGGCGAGGGTCGGTTGTGGGCGGAGTCTCGGGGTTTCACCTACTTCGAGACGTCGGCGCAGAGTGGCGAAGGAATCAACGAGATGTTCCAG GCCTTCTTTTCCTCCATCACTGACATGTGTGAAAACGGAGGAAAGCGTCCGGTCAGCGAAGTCAGCGCAGGATTCACCAAAGAACAGGCCGACACCATCCGACGCATCCGCAACAGCAAAGACTCATGGGACATGTTGGGGGTGAAGCCAGGGGCCACACG AGAGGAGGTAAACAAAGCGTACAGGAAGTTGGCGGTGATGCTTCATCCTGATAAGTGCGTCGCCCCGGGCAGCGAAGACGCCTTTAAAGCCGTGGTGAACGCACGTACATCTCTGCtcaaaaacatcaaataa